The Candidatus Hydrogenedentota bacterium DNA window CCGCTTCAGCGCGAGAATGCCCGAGGGGTCCAGTCCGCCCGAAAACGGCTCATCAAGAATCATGACCGGCGCATCGGTGACCAGCGCCGAACACAAGGCGGCCTTCTTCTGCTGCCCCGTCGAACATGAGCCGATGGGAGCGTCCTGAACGCCCTCGAGGTCGAACAGGTGCAGCAGGCGGTCCGTATGGTCCAGCAGCCGTTCGTCTTCAACCTCGTAGACCCTGCCGACCGTGACGATGAAATCGCGGACCGCCATCATCGGGAGCCACGCGTCGGCGGGCAAGTAAGCGACGTCTTTGCGGATCGCGGCCTCTTCTTCCATGGTGCGGCGCCGCCGCCGGCCGTTGATCTCCACATACCCCTTCTGCGGCGAGAGAATGCCCGCGATAGCCGCCAGGAGCGTGGTTTTGCCCATGCCGTTAGGCCCCATCACGGCCGCCAGTTCTCCCGGATTGATGTGCAGGTCGATGTCCTTCAGCACCGGCCGGATACCGTAATGCTGCGTGAGGCTCACTACGTCGATCA harbors:
- a CDS encoding ABC transporter ATP-binding protein, with the protein product MIDVVSLTQHYGIRPVLKDIDLHINPGELAAVMGPNGMGKTTLLAAIAGILSPQKGYVEINGRRRRRTMEEEAAIRKDVAYLPADAWLPMMAVRDFIVTVGRVYEVEDERLLDHTDRLLHLFDLEGVQDAPIGSCSTGQQKKAALCSALVTDAPVMILDEPFSGGLDPSGILALKRVLQRLAQRRDVTVLIATPVPEIVEEIAHRIVILVDGRIAAFDTPDGLRKQTGCIGSLQEVLEHIVNPDTAANIERYFEGEER